A section of the Paenibacillus odorifer genome encodes:
- a CDS encoding AraC family transcriptional regulator, giving the protein MHKSNQILLWDQATVKLLDVRRIERVRGEILHKYKIPASIFLLSVQGSAQVQLDQSEFSFTGFQVLHSGKGATLNIVPTSKNFVYYIIYYRAWMQEEDLFQTQYCFSPDAPILLYNKMQLMYQKWNEQEERLNVKSLFYQFIHQVLKELHRKETEVKQTSVAVQVITYIQEYYAEPITLDSLAEVFNFSAYHLSSLFKEHTGMSPIDYLIRFRLELATELLMTTDASVGEISASVGYKDVYYFSRIFKKRKGVSPAHFRTREFQRPKVAESPLNFPTSSIFEPIVQQYINNDNHYHNTEKGELPMFKMTKSQTTAALLLCSSLLLGACSSGTGTATKEQSNGNGTVNQATSEESTNTRIVSTPKGDVEVPAEPKRVAADQYMGHLLKLGIIPIGARTFMLDEGWMEKADIPKETIEKIEDLGDFPLNLEKLTMLDPDLIIGSIDENIEQYEKIGTTVFLPYWEGLKTAGPLDKFRSVSKIFGKEKEAEEWITEYELKVAEAKSKLAGVIKEGETVSIVQFSQKAVYVLAAKGENYGSSTIYNMLKLPPTESAKNMAEGFESISLEVLLEYLGDYVFVYNGDADATNKAMESNIWKGIPAVKNGKVYLYGDNYHDEFVMEDPFSLELQLDTIVNLLLGYQ; this is encoded by the coding sequence ATGCACAAAAGCAATCAAATATTGCTTTGGGACCAAGCGACGGTCAAGTTATTGGATGTGCGCCGTATTGAAAGGGTTCGGGGCGAAATTCTTCATAAATATAAGATTCCTGCCAGTATATTTTTACTTTCGGTACAAGGGAGCGCTCAAGTTCAATTAGATCAGTCTGAATTTTCTTTTACAGGATTTCAAGTCCTGCATAGCGGGAAAGGAGCGACCCTTAATATTGTTCCGACAAGCAAGAATTTTGTTTACTATATCATTTATTACCGTGCATGGATGCAAGAGGAGGATCTGTTCCAAACACAATATTGTTTTTCCCCAGATGCACCCATTTTACTTTATAACAAAATGCAATTGATGTATCAAAAATGGAACGAGCAAGAAGAGAGACTCAATGTAAAATCACTTTTTTATCAATTCATTCATCAGGTTTTAAAAGAATTACATAGAAAAGAGACTGAAGTGAAACAAACAAGTGTTGCAGTCCAGGTAATCACCTATATCCAGGAGTACTATGCGGAGCCAATTACATTAGATTCGCTTGCGGAAGTATTTAATTTCAGTGCTTATCATTTGTCATCCTTGTTTAAAGAGCACACAGGTATGAGTCCGATTGATTACTTAATTCGGTTTCGGCTTGAACTTGCAACGGAGCTTTTAATGACAACAGATGCTTCGGTCGGGGAAATATCAGCAAGTGTTGGTTATAAAGACGTATATTATTTCAGCCGAATTTTCAAGAAAAGAAAAGGTGTATCCCCTGCACATTTTAGAACAAGAGAGTTTCAGCGGCCTAAAGTTGCTGAAAGTCCATTAAACTTCCCCACATCCTCTATTTTTGAACCCATCGTTCAACAGTATATTAATAATGATAATCATTATCATAATACGGAAAAAGGGGAATTACCTATGTTTAAAATGACAAAATCTCAGACGACGGCAGCTTTACTGCTTTGCAGTTCTCTATTATTAGGTGCTTGCTCAAGCGGGACGGGTACTGCTACGAAGGAACAAAGTAATGGGAATGGAACCGTAAATCAAGCAACATCAGAAGAAAGTACGAACACTCGAATAGTATCAACGCCTAAGGGAGATGTGGAAGTACCAGCAGAGCCGAAAAGAGTGGCGGCTGACCAATATATGGGGCATTTATTGAAATTAGGAATTATACCCATCGGAGCAAGAACGTTTATGCTGGATGAAGGGTGGATGGAAAAAGCGGACATACCCAAAGAAACGATCGAGAAAATTGAGGATTTAGGGGATTTTCCTTTAAATTTGGAAAAATTAACGATGCTAGATCCGGACTTAATTATCGGTTCGATCGATGAGAACATAGAACAATATGAGAAAATTGGGACCACTGTTTTTCTGCCTTATTGGGAGGGGTTAAAAACAGCAGGGCCGCTTGATAAATTTAGGAGTGTAAGCAAAATATTCGGAAAAGAAAAAGAAGCAGAAGAATGGATTACGGAATATGAACTGAAAGTAGCTGAAGCAAAGTCGAAACTTGCCGGGGTTATCAAGGAAGGGGAAACCGTTTCGATTGTTCAGTTTTCACAAAAGGCCGTGTACGTCTTAGCGGCAAAGGGAGAAAATTATGGTTCTTCCACTATATACAATATGCTGAAGCTGCCTCCAACAGAAAGTGCCAAAAATATGGCGGAGGGGTTTGAATCCATTTCACTTGAAGTGCTTCTAGAATACTTAGGTGATTATGTTTTTGTATATAATGGCGATGCGGATGCAACCAATAAAGCAATGGAAAGTAACATATGGAAAGGCATCCCTGCAGTGAAAAATGGCAAAGTTTATTTGTATGGCGATAATTATCATGATGAATTCGTAATGGAGGACCCTTTTTCATTAGAGCTTCAGCTTGATACGATTGTGAATTTGTTACTTGGTTATCAGTAA
- a CDS encoding chitinase N-terminal domain-containing protein gives MKEKNSVWKKRLMNSTLSVAVAVPLQLFTFGAGSAVFAEGPNDPAPYIEAKVVNEHAGQKILFDNTHEQTAGAADWVIDGAFSDFGNALAQEGYYVKELRKTTPITLSDLSDYDVYIVAESNVPYKASEQLAMAEYVEDGGSIFFIGDHYNADRNKNRWDGSEAFNGYRRGAWDNPAKGMNADEVASAAMQGVVSSDWLADEFGVRFRYNALGDINATNIVAPDQAFGITTGVSAVAMHAGSTLAILDPARAKGIVYLPQTNAAWANAVDQGVYNGGGVAEGPYVAVAKKGAGKAAFIGDSSPVEDATPKYLREDTGAKKTTYDGFKEVDDATLLVNTVNWLAEQESYTDFTQVNGLMLDQPTALLPFEEPALSTEPQPEPWAQPNAGYKWYDRSTFKAGSYGGPAATASAVYNFTHQAVLPNAQNFQIRVSADNLPAGTSVSGFQVGVYQVSSGAQIAKIQNSDGTWPSSYGYSSSFNLTADLNGHAYKDLTIQIKPGTTAASNLRLRQNSTNLKTESVTLGNVPAEPLPAEEDPIPATISIGDSRAKAAGSLVTVEGTVTTEPGIFGGQSFYLQDGTGGVYVFQSQSGFHVGDKVKVTASTALYNTELELTEAVQIAKTGTAALPQPIAANMVNDANQGQLVQLNGVTVANIINATPSGSFEFDAVNADGTSNHVRVDARTGITKDIFPYTEGQKLNITGVAAIFKGIYQLKPRSLDDFAAAEEEGAPVTTATLSAEPNASGWFNQPVTVTLKANTDTANVYYSLNGNNEAEYSTPVDLKEDGRHTLTYHAVPGKGKSEDPKTLNLNIDTAPPVAELKESGHEVRDVEEGAQLYFELTADDILSGVTSKQLLLDGKTIAEGQTLSAADLGAGSHTVKYTVQDAASNTTEKSYTFQVIGGQVIATGKPGQADLSSNSSYANGLSDGNYTVTMNLWWGNNGTSYKLYENGTLIDSKTLKDVSPAAQTASTELHGKVNGTYVYTAELTNKYGTTKIDSLTVTISDSAPGKPILSEDNWDGDGTYKVSMNLWWGTNATEYRLYENGELIDSQPLNAHTPSAQSAATTISGRSAGVYEYRAELVNAAGVTASDTIKVTVIR, from the coding sequence ATGAAGGAGAAGAATTCAGTTTGGAAAAAGAGGCTGATGAACAGCACTCTATCTGTGGCGGTGGCCGTACCACTTCAGCTGTTCACGTTCGGAGCCGGTTCGGCGGTATTCGCAGAAGGACCAAACGATCCTGCACCGTACATTGAGGCCAAAGTGGTCAATGAGCATGCAGGCCAGAAGATCCTGTTTGACAATACCCATGAGCAGACTGCGGGAGCAGCCGATTGGGTGATTGACGGCGCTTTTTCAGACTTTGGGAATGCCCTTGCCCAGGAAGGCTATTATGTCAAAGAACTCCGCAAGACGACTCCAATTACTTTGAGTGATCTTTCCGATTATGATGTCTACATCGTCGCCGAATCCAACGTGCCCTACAAAGCAAGCGAGCAGCTTGCGATGGCGGAATATGTGGAGGATGGCGGCAGTATTTTCTTCATCGGCGACCATTATAATGCCGACCGCAACAAAAACCGCTGGGATGGTTCTGAAGCTTTCAACGGCTACCGCCGTGGAGCGTGGGACAATCCAGCCAAAGGCATGAATGCCGATGAGGTCGCTTCTGCAGCCATGCAGGGTGTGGTTAGCTCTGACTGGCTGGCGGACGAGTTCGGTGTCCGTTTCCGCTACAATGCGCTTGGCGACATTAACGCAACCAACATCGTGGCTCCCGATCAAGCCTTCGGCATTACAACGGGCGTATCGGCGGTAGCTATGCATGCCGGTTCCACGCTGGCCATTCTAGACCCAGCACGTGCGAAAGGTATCGTCTACCTGCCGCAAACCAATGCTGCCTGGGCCAATGCCGTAGACCAGGGGGTCTATAACGGCGGCGGTGTGGCAGAAGGTCCTTATGTAGCAGTTGCGAAAAAAGGCGCCGGCAAGGCAGCCTTCATCGGTGACTCATCTCCTGTAGAAGATGCAACACCGAAATACCTGCGCGAAGATACCGGCGCCAAGAAAACAACTTACGATGGCTTCAAGGAAGTGGACGATGCCACACTGCTGGTTAACACCGTCAACTGGCTCGCTGAGCAGGAGAGCTATACGGATTTCACCCAGGTGAATGGCCTGATGCTAGATCAGCCGACAGCACTGCTGCCATTCGAGGAGCCAGCGCTGTCCACTGAGCCGCAACCGGAGCCTTGGGCTCAACCAAATGCTGGCTACAAATGGTATGATCGCAGCACCTTCAAAGCAGGCTCCTACGGCGGACCAGCAGCCACTGCAAGTGCGGTTTATAACTTCACGCACCAGGCTGTGCTGCCAAATGCACAGAATTTTCAGATTCGGGTGAGTGCAGATAATCTTCCAGCAGGCACAAGCGTTTCCGGCTTCCAGGTAGGTGTCTACCAGGTAAGCAGCGGCGCCCAAATCGCCAAGATTCAGAACAGCGACGGCACCTGGCCAAGCAGCTACGGCTATAGCTCCTCATTCAATCTGACGGCTGATCTGAACGGTCATGCCTACAAGGACCTGACGATCCAGATCAAGCCGGGCACCACAGCTGCATCCAATCTGCGCCTCCGTCAGAACAGTACAAACCTCAAGACTGAATCGGTGACGCTGGGCAATGTTCCTGCTGAACCGCTTCCGGCTGAGGAAGATCCCATTCCGGCTACAATCTCTATCGGCGATTCCCGGGCTAAGGCAGCCGGATCACTGGTAACGGTGGAGGGGACCGTGACGACCGAGCCGGGTATCTTTGGCGGACAGTCCTTCTATCTCCAAGATGGAACCGGTGGGGTTTATGTCTTCCAGAGTCAGAGCGGCTTCCACGTGGGCGATAAGGTCAAGGTAACAGCGTCCACCGCACTGTACAACACAGAGCTGGAGCTGACCGAAGCAGTACAAATTGCGAAGACGGGCACGGCGGCACTGCCGCAGCCGATTGCGGCGAACATGGTGAATGATGCCAACCAAGGCCAATTGGTTCAACTGAACGGTGTGACAGTGGCGAACATTATCAACGCTACGCCAAGCGGCTCCTTTGAATTCGACGCAGTCAACGCCGACGGGACAAGCAATCATGTGCGCGTGGATGCCCGGACAGGCATTACTAAGGATATCTTCCCTTATACTGAGGGACAAAAACTTAATATCACAGGTGTTGCCGCAATTTTTAAAGGCATCTACCAGCTCAAGCCGAGAAGCCTCGATGACTTCGCCGCAGCAGAAGAAGAGGGGGCTCCGGTGACAACGGCGACGCTGTCTGCCGAGCCTAATGCTTCCGGCTGGTTTAACCAGCCGGTCACCGTTACCCTGAAGGCGAATACAGATACAGCTAATGTTTATTACTCGCTTAACGGCAACAATGAAGCTGAGTACAGTACACCTGTGGACCTGAAGGAAGACGGGCGGCATACATTGACATACCATGCTGTGCCGGGAAAAGGCAAATCGGAAGATCCCAAGACGTTGAACCTCAATATTGATACGGCTCCACCGGTTGCCGAACTGAAGGAATCCGGCCATGAGGTGAGAGATGTAGAAGAAGGAGCGCAGCTTTACTTTGAATTGACTGCTGACGATATATTGTCAGGTGTCACCTCGAAACAGCTTCTATTAGATGGGAAAACGATTGCCGAGGGCCAGACCCTGAGCGCCGCCGATTTAGGCGCCGGCTCCCACACCGTGAAATACACCGTGCAGGATGCGGCCAGCAATACGACTGAAAAGAGCTATACTTTCCAGGTTATTGGCGGCCAGGTGATTGCGACTGGTAAGCCAGGACAGGCTGATCTTTCCTCCAACAGCAGCTATGCTAATGGACTTAGTGATGGTAACTATACGGTCACCATGAACCTATGGTGGGGTAATAACGGCACGAGCTACAAACTCTATGAGAACGGCACACTGATTGATTCTAAGACACTGAAGGATGTATCGCCGGCTGCCCAGACGGCAAGCACAGAGCTTCATGGCAAGGTGAACGGCACTTATGTATACACTGCGGAGTTAACCAACAAATATGGCACGACCAAGATCGATTCGCTTACGGTCACCATAAGTGACTCTGCGCCGGGCAAGCCGATTCTGTCCGAAGATAACTGGGACGGAGATGGCACCTATAAGGTGTCGATGAATCTTTGGTGGGGAACTAACGCTACAGAGTACCGACTGTATGAAAACGGGGAGCTCATCGACTCACAGCCGCTGAATGCCCATACACCTTCGGCGCAAAGTGCAGCAACCACCATCAGCGGACGCTCTGCCGGTGTGTACGAATATCGGGCGGAGCTGGTCAACGCGGCGGGAGTAACTGCCAGTGATACGATCAAGGTAACGGTCATCCGCTAA
- the nikB gene encoding nickel ABC transporter permease, with amino-acid sequence MELNAINRYLLQRLLQLIPVLLGISCITFALMHLTPGDPAEIMLRADGIKPTQEAVEVTRLALGLDGPVHKQYFHWLNRVSHLDLGLSYSSGRPVFTELMSRFPATILLSACSVLSAILIALPIGVGSALNPGKLLDRLGRVCALLSVSMPGYWLSLLLIYYGAVKFKLFPVMGMDGVSSVILPALTLGFGMAGVYIRLIRSSLLDVLGKRYITAARAKGLQEWRIIIRHALRNALLPSLTLLGVNIAGLLGGSVIVETIFSWPGIGKYAIEAIFAKDYIVIQGYVLWMAVVVVLINLTVDLLHLLLDPRIRLR; translated from the coding sequence TTGGAGTTGAATGCCATCAATCGATACTTGTTGCAACGCTTATTGCAGCTCATCCCCGTGCTGCTCGGTATCTCTTGCATTACCTTTGCGCTGATGCACTTAACGCCAGGTGATCCAGCGGAGATCATGCTGCGTGCTGACGGCATTAAACCCACGCAGGAAGCTGTTGAGGTGACCAGACTTGCACTTGGTCTGGATGGTCCTGTACATAAGCAATATTTTCATTGGTTGAACCGGGTGTCCCATCTCGATTTAGGCCTATCTTACAGCAGCGGTCGTCCAGTATTCACAGAGCTAATGAGTCGCTTTCCGGCAACTATACTGCTCAGTGCCTGTTCCGTATTGTCCGCTATTCTTATTGCCTTGCCTATAGGAGTGGGATCTGCACTAAATCCGGGTAAATTGCTTGATCGACTGGGAAGAGTATGTGCACTGCTCAGTGTTTCAATGCCGGGATACTGGCTAAGTCTGCTCCTAATTTATTATGGTGCGGTGAAGTTTAAGCTATTTCCTGTGATGGGAATGGATGGGGTATCCAGTGTCATTCTACCTGCCCTCACACTAGGATTTGGAATGGCAGGAGTCTACATCCGCTTGATTCGTTCCAGTCTTCTAGACGTTTTGGGCAAGCGGTACATCACAGCAGCTAGAGCTAAGGGGCTGCAGGAATGGAGAATAATCATTCGGCATGCACTTCGTAATGCGCTTCTTCCGAGTCTTACCCTCCTTGGAGTTAACATAGCGGGGCTATTGGGCGGTTCCGTTATTGTTGAAACTATATTTTCTTGGCCGGGAATCGGTAAGTATGCCATTGAGGCGATTTTTGCGAAAGACTATATTGTCATTCAGGGTTACGTATTATGGATGGCTGTTGTCGTTGTCCTGATTAACTTGACAGTGGATTTATTACATCTGCTGCTGGATCCGCGAATCAGGCTGCGGTGA
- the nikC gene encoding nickel transporter permease, giving the protein MSLFKNKGSRLGAGIVLLFICVGVFAPWLSPSDPLQIHMEHKLAMPSWQYPLGTDHLGRCVLSRLIYGTRTTLNYSFMVLIVVFAISIPVGLLAGYAGGKIDHLIMRIIDILLAFPSLILSLAITAMLGPSMKNLLIAFAAVWWTGYARVIRSMVLQIKESEYITAAKASGTSHLQIIFRHILLNAARPILVLASMEVGTIMLSIAGLSFLGLGAQPPTPEWGVMLNDSRAYIQTEPRLMLFPGMMIMLAVLGFNLLGDGLRQPERVFDSAVKWGART; this is encoded by the coding sequence ATTAGCTTATTTAAGAATAAGGGATCAAGGTTAGGAGCGGGCATAGTACTTTTGTTCATATGCGTTGGAGTCTTTGCCCCATGGCTTTCACCTTCCGATCCGCTGCAGATTCACATGGAACACAAACTGGCTATGCCTTCCTGGCAATACCCGCTTGGTACGGATCATCTGGGACGCTGTGTCTTATCCCGATTAATCTATGGGACCCGAACCACCCTGAATTATTCGTTTATGGTGTTGATCGTTGTTTTTGCGATTAGCATCCCTGTTGGTTTACTGGCTGGTTACGCTGGCGGCAAGATCGATCATTTGATTATGCGGATCATAGATATATTGCTTGCCTTTCCCAGCTTAATCCTATCCCTTGCGATTACAGCCATGCTAGGTCCCAGTATGAAGAATCTGCTAATCGCATTTGCTGCTGTCTGGTGGACGGGGTATGCCAGAGTGATACGCAGCATGGTCCTTCAAATCAAGGAAAGTGAATATATTACAGCGGCCAAAGCGTCAGGCACTTCTCATTTACAAATTATTTTCAGGCATATTCTGCTGAACGCAGCCCGGCCTATTCTGGTTCTTGCTTCTATGGAAGTGGGTACGATTATGCTCTCCATTGCGGGTTTGTCCTTTCTGGGTTTGGGAGCTCAGCCGCCTACACCGGAATGGGGAGTAATGCTGAACGACAGCCGTGCCTATATTCAAACGGAGCCACGGTTGATGCTATTTCCGGGAATGATGATCATGCTGGCGGTTCTGGGCTTTAATCTGTTGGGAGATGGCTTGCGACAACCAGAGCGTGTTTTCGATTCTGCAGTGAAGTGGGGGGCCAGAACATGA
- a CDS encoding ABC transporter ATP-binding protein, producing MMAESPLLKVSHLRTCFHTGSYKVTAVDDVSIEVKSRQIVALVGESGSGKSVTAMSILGLLDSPGLVESGEIWLKGNNLRECSSRQLRKLRGTEMAVIFQDPMNALNPVLTIGRQITETIKLHKRVSGKEARLLAMKQMEQAGLSDPELLFNKYPFQISGGMCQRVMIAIALVSGAKLLIADEPTTALDVTIQAQILKELDRIRWTNNVGILLITHDLGVVAELADYVYVMKSGKIVESGNVFELFSNPVHPYTQYLMECR from the coding sequence ATGATGGCAGAGTCTCCACTGCTGAAGGTCAGTCATTTACGCACCTGCTTTCACACAGGCAGTTATAAAGTTACGGCAGTTGATGATGTCAGTATCGAGGTGAAATCCCGGCAGATTGTCGCACTTGTAGGCGAGAGCGGCAGCGGTAAAAGTGTTACGGCAATGTCCATATTAGGATTATTAGATTCTCCAGGCTTAGTTGAGAGTGGAGAAATCTGGCTTAAGGGTAACAATCTTCGTGAGTGCTCCAGCCGTCAGTTACGGAAGCTTCGGGGAACAGAAATGGCCGTAATCTTTCAAGATCCTATGAACGCGCTGAATCCGGTACTTACTATTGGCAGGCAGATCACGGAGACGATTAAACTGCATAAGCGGGTGTCGGGAAAAGAAGCAAGATTACTTGCCATGAAGCAGATGGAGCAAGCAGGGCTCAGCGATCCTGAATTACTTTTCAATAAATATCCTTTTCAAATTAGCGGTGGTATGTGTCAAAGAGTAATGATTGCCATCGCACTGGTATCCGGTGCAAAATTATTAATTGCAGATGAGCCTACAACGGCATTGGATGTAACCATTCAAGCCCAGATTCTTAAAGAGCTGGACCGAATCAGATGGACGAACAATGTCGGCATCCTATTAATTACCCATGATCTAGGCGTTGTTGCGGAGCTTGCAGATTATGTATATGTGATGAAGTCCGGGAAGATCGTGGAATCAGGCAATGTGTTTGAACTCTTTTCTAATCCCGTGCATCCCTATACTCAATACTTAATGGAGTGCAGATAA
- a CDS encoding ATP-binding cassette domain-containing protein: MKLLEAVSLNKKYGMERGWFTRNARSVHAVNNLSLSLESGETLGLVGESGCGKSTLARLLLGLEKPSSGRVMYRNEDYTDWSFSEMRMIRRKMQMVFQNSLASFNPLFTVEQIIGEPLRNYGERKAGARRVTVADTLELVGLERQHIHRYPHELSGGQQQRVGIARAITLRPELIICDEPFSSLDVTLRKQMMDLLQELKHELGLSYVFITHDLSVVNRFCDSVAVMCQGEIVEKQSGATMLQQADHPYTRTLLSSVPVQDPRLRKKRLGTEWQPSHSYDVK, from the coding sequence TTGAAGTTATTGGAAGCGGTAAGCCTGAACAAGAAATATGGGATGGAAAGGGGGTGGTTCACACGTAATGCCAGAAGTGTTCATGCCGTCAACAACCTGTCTCTCAGTCTGGAGAGCGGCGAAACCCTTGGATTAGTGGGGGAAAGTGGCTGTGGTAAGAGCACTTTGGCCAGACTTCTTCTGGGACTGGAGAAACCATCCTCCGGAAGAGTTATGTACCGGAACGAGGATTATACGGACTGGAGCTTCAGCGAAATGCGCATGATCCGCAGGAAGATGCAGATGGTGTTTCAGAACAGTCTGGCTTCATTTAATCCGTTGTTTACGGTAGAGCAGATTATCGGGGAGCCTCTTCGAAACTATGGAGAGAGGAAGGCTGGAGCCCGCAGGGTTACGGTAGCAGACACACTTGAGCTTGTGGGACTTGAACGGCAGCATATTCACCGCTATCCGCATGAACTCAGCGGTGGACAGCAGCAAAGGGTCGGAATTGCACGAGCGATCACCTTGCGGCCGGAGCTGATTATCTGTGATGAACCTTTCTCGAGTCTCGATGTCACCCTGCGAAAGCAAATGATGGATCTGCTGCAGGAGTTGAAGCATGAGCTGGGATTATCCTATGTATTCATTACACATGACTTGTCAGTTGTAAATCGTTTTTGCGACAGTGTGGCAGTGATGTGTCAAGGGGAAATAGTAGAGAAGCAATCAGGTGCAACTATGTTGCAGCAAGCAGACCACCCTTATACAAGAACATTACTCTCTTCGGTACCCGTGCAGGACCCCCGCTTAAGGAAGAAGAGACTGGGCACAGAGTGGCAACCCAGCCATTCCTATGATGTTAAGTAG
- a CDS encoding nickel ABC transporter substrate-binding protein: MRTNLKTKSLLSKSLFFMLLVVVMVISGCGNSNNSNSTARANNTANNEAAQGSEAQDKTVTVAISSDAGIDRLDAGAYDGSMNVHAMIYEGLVEYSEKGEILPSLAESWDISEDGKVYTFHLRHDVKFSDGTEFNADAVKFSFERWIKDPANSLNVATAMQSLVVVDEHTITMTFNKAYYPFLTELSFARPVRIISPSAVEPTGDITGKFIKAIGTGAWMAESYKTDQEAVLVRNPNYWGEMPKLSKIILKVIPDPQSRVLALQAGDVDIAGGQMGKIPVESVPVIEADSSLTLQKAQGTNSHFMIFNYKTPALQDLNVRKAINLAINKKSIVDDLMDGIGSEAQGLFPLTVPYVTESNNTWYGFDPLEAKQLLATAGYTDSDGDGMVQKDGAQLELNFVLQQAEYPEWKSISELVQSELKEIGIRVNLQVLEPNAYYDALWTSKAYDLIMYRTYDDAYNPHAFLLSLFHKTADASAVVWSDPALESQIDTAVGTTDIQERQTAYDSIFSKLYQEAMFAAIYFPDDILAVNNRVTGFKPGYSTFMPVFWNLLDIGEK, encoded by the coding sequence ATGAGAACGAACCTTAAGACAAAAAGCCTATTATCAAAATCGTTATTCTTTATGCTTCTTGTGGTAGTTATGGTGATATCAGGTTGCGGTAACAGTAATAACAGCAATTCTACGGCTAGAGCCAATAATACCGCCAATAATGAAGCTGCACAAGGATCTGAAGCTCAGGACAAGACAGTCACTGTTGCTATATCGTCCGATGCCGGTATAGACCGATTGGATGCCGGTGCCTATGATGGTTCGATGAATGTGCACGCGATGATATATGAGGGATTAGTGGAGTATAGTGAAAAAGGCGAAATACTGCCGTCGCTTGCGGAGTCTTGGGATATTTCAGAAGATGGGAAAGTATATACGTTCCATCTTCGCCATGACGTCAAATTCTCTGACGGTACGGAGTTTAATGCTGATGCGGTTAAATTCTCCTTCGAACGCTGGATTAAGGATCCAGCCAATTCGTTAAATGTGGCGACTGCGATGCAATCCCTTGTTGTTGTGGACGAACATACGATTACAATGACATTCAACAAAGCGTATTATCCCTTCTTAACCGAGTTATCCTTTGCAAGACCGGTCCGAATTATCAGCCCTTCCGCTGTGGAACCCACAGGAGATATTACGGGTAAATTCATCAAAGCGATTGGAACTGGCGCATGGATGGCTGAGAGCTACAAAACAGATCAGGAAGCCGTACTCGTCAGAAATCCGAATTATTGGGGAGAAATGCCGAAGCTGTCGAAAATTATTTTAAAGGTAATCCCTGATCCACAGTCCAGAGTACTAGCGCTGCAAGCGGGAGATGTTGACATTGCCGGGGGACAAATGGGAAAGATTCCGGTCGAAAGCGTGCCAGTGATTGAAGCGGATTCTTCGCTGACCTTGCAAAAAGCACAAGGAACAAACTCTCATTTCATGATCTTTAACTACAAAACGCCCGCACTTCAAGATCTGAATGTGCGCAAAGCTATCAATTTGGCAATTAATAAAAAAAGCATTGTCGATGATCTTATGGACGGTATCGGCAGTGAAGCCCAAGGTCTGTTCCCGTTGACGGTTCCTTATGTGACGGAATCCAATAATACCTGGTACGGCTTCGATCCGCTGGAAGCGAAGCAGCTGCTAGCAACTGCCGGTTACACGGATTCGGACGGAGATGGAATGGTACAGAAGGACGGAGCGCAGCTTGAGCTTAATTTCGTGCTGCAGCAGGCTGAGTATCCCGAATGGAAGTCCATCAGTGAACTGGTTCAGTCTGAGTTAAAGGAGATTGGCATTAGAGTGAATCTTCAGGTTCTTGAACCGAATGCCTATTACGATGCCTTATGGACAAGCAAAGCCTATGATCTAATTATGTACCGGACTTATGACGATGCCTATAATCCGCATGCATTCTTGCTCTCCTTATTTCATAAAACAGCTGATGCATCTGCTGTGGTATGGTCTGATCCTGCACTAGAATCTCAAATTGACACAGCAGTAGGAACAACCGATATTCAGGAACGTCAGACCGCATATGACTCCATTTTTTCCAAATTGTATCAGGAGGCTATGTTTGCAGCTATTTATTTCCCTGACGATATCTTGGCAGTAAATAATAGAGTGACTGGATTTAAACCGGGGTACTCCACCTTTATGCCGGTCTTCTGGAATCTACTCGACATAGGAGAAAAATGA